The Kryptolebias marmoratus isolate JLee-2015 linkage group LG18, ASM164957v2, whole genome shotgun sequence genome includes a region encoding these proteins:
- the stil gene encoding SCL-interrupting locus protein homolog isoform X1 produces the protein MSCPVNFQALAGGVFQEVFNPGNIRGRNSFTQLSFPESRSALWDSSTAGEKLHLQLCAHRKPRVVLLEKALRLAQRHARRSNKPRLLCFFLGSASVSSDEEGVVVTLDRFDPGRDQAGAAGRDQAGAAGRDQAGTLDRVPSALLPGDVLVPCLFSVQSDPTPDPTVQSEAELHQCFKVLQQFLSDRQTLDLSHLLRIRAHLVVSQAADAAALSLSWSAVCPAIGVDVQPVRAVPVVPTALQRSLTCVGRPPQPAGRQRGFLTMDQTRKLVLLLESDPKAASLPLVGLWLSGVTHVYNPQVWAWCLRFMFSSALQDRVLSESGCFLLVVFGSTHRTPQFFQCRRSGPEQEPGPQLDFQLLSGSQSVTLYQQVAPVEGRVLKCELGPEGHDRQAEVFRAAQKSFSRTPPPAARPSVSDQDSGVEDEDFSPRPSPSPHLPAPQARRIQPLVPELSLLIDSSFSSNHSPAQASDPAHRPPPPAAAPPSSASSSAPKPPPHLHSTPNSNLQQPCSCCSSHTFSCTPIFSSPTLLSAPPPSSLQSAPLHPVLPACSHQQTPPLSSRHTPPPPPSFSYQQIAPPSGSRHTPPSTNCLSTPPAPLTSSHQQTPPLSSHPTPPSSHQNALPPSTNCPSTLPAPLASLHQQTPPFSSRHCAPPPSSFSHQQTPPRSTNSPATPPVPPASIRPSDLQNSPPLSTLSPSTFLLPPAPACPCSHTAPPPLPHPCWSDSPSPAVADPVSPSWLPCPSCRCSKTGGVAPSDTYRLLLHQDRQLRLLQAQIQMLLEAQGTLQSSSQQVGAQTASVAVETGASLFWGNELHREELRSPNPPPSSSPSPSASSHDQPVGGAEDCSVSGQAAPGPSPDPHRFSGLQSPVLGESVSMFGPPDEQQSFYQNLMTQLNSRLQESNRKQDAEDGSRRSSTSPSVSDRSQSSQSSSCSSSKRKQKKTKSPDGDPVVRATLRQLQQLGVSVDEKDLMDTTQVQAVENASTLATINPAAVVSRLTVSEGTGSALFPGGSVDLSLEANAIALRYLSDSQLSRLSLGGHAPQNIPAPSSSSGDSLMSPSNMSLATRKYMRRYGLIEEDDGEEEEREEVLEARRPLTNAQNLKLLPQSQLIQELRPKMQLLAGDKENRSSRRPPEASVGNLLDLRRLRQLPKLF, from the exons ATGAGCTGCCCGGTGAACTTTCAGGCCCTGGCCGGAGGGGTCTTCCAGGAGGTTTTTAATCCGGGAAACATCCGAGGAAG AAACTCCTTCACTCAGCTGAGTTTTCCTGAATCCAGATCGGCTCTGTGGGACAGCAGCACTGCGGGAGAGAAGCTCCACCTCCAGCTCTGCGCTCACAG GAAGCCGCGGGTCGTCCTCCTGGAAAAAGCTCTCCGCCTGGCCCAGCGTCACGCCCGCCGCAGCAACAAGCCCCGCCTCCTCTGTTTCTTCCTAGGATCAGCGTCAGTCAGCTCAG ATGAGGAAGGCGTCGTCGTGACCCTGGACCGCTTCGACCCGGGTCGGGATCAGGCCGGGGCCGCGGGTCGGGATCAGGCCGGGGCTGCGGGTCGGGATCAGGCCGGGACCTTGGATCGGGTTCCGTCTGCTCTCCTGCCCGGAGATGTCCTGGTTCCCTGTTTGTTCTCTGTCCAGTCCGACCCGACGCCTGACCCCACCGTCCAGTCGGAGGCGGAGCTTCATCAGTGCTTCaag gtgcTGCAGCAGTTTTTGAGCGACAGACAGACTCTGGATCTGTCTCACCTGCTGAGGATCAGAGCTCACCTGGTCGTCTCGCAGGCCGCCGACGCCGCGGCGCTCAGCCTCAGCTGGTCGGCCGTCTGTCCCGCCATCGGTGTGGACGTCCAGCCGGTCAGAGCCGTCCCCGTCGTCCCCACCGCCTTGCAGAGGAGTCTGACCTGCGTGGGCCGCCCGCCGCAGCCCGCCGGCCGTCAGAGAGG GTTTCTGACCATGGATCAGACCAGGAAACTGGTCCTTCTGTTGGAGTCAGACCCTAAAGCCGCCAGCCTGCCGCTCGTCGGGCT CTGGCTGAGTGGAGTCACACACGTCTACAACCCCCAGGTGTGGGCATGGTGTCTGAGGTTCATGTTTAGCTCCGCCCTCCAGGACAG GGTTCTGTCAGAGAGCGGCTGCTTCCTCCTCGTTGTGTTCGGTTCCACCCACAGAACTCCTCAGTTCTTCCAGTGTCGACGGTCCGGACCAGAACAAGAACCAGGACCACAGCTGGACTTCCAGCTGCTGAGCGGCTCCCAGTCCGTCACACTTTACCAG CAGGTGGCGCCGGTGGAAGGTCGGGTTCTGAAGTGCGAGCTGGGTCCAGAGGGTCACGACAGGCAGGCCGAGGTCTTCAGAGCGGCTCAGAAGTCCTTCAGCAG AACACCTCCGCCCGCCGCTCGTCCCTCCGTCAGCGATCAGGACTCAGGAGTTGAGGATGAGGACTTTTCTCCCCGACCATCTCCGAGTCCCCACCTCCCGGCTCCACAG GCTCGCAGGATTCAGCCGTTGGTTCCTGAACTCTCCCTGCTGATTGACAGCAGCTTCTCCTCCAATCACAGCCCAGCCCAGGCCTCTGACCCCGCCCACaggcctcctcctccagctgctgctccgcCCAGCTCTGCCTCCTCATCAGCCCCCAaacctcctcctcacctccacAGCACCCCCAACTCCAACCTGCAGCAGCcgtgctcctgctgctcctcccaCACCTTCAGCTGCACCCCCATCTTCTCCTCGCCGACGCtcctttctgctcctcctccttccagcCTTCAGtctgctcctcttcatcctgtTCTTCCTGCCTGCTCTCATCAACAAACACCTCCTTTATCCAGCCGtcacactcctcctcctcctccttccttctcctATCAGCAAATTGCACCTCCTTCTGGGTCTCGTCACACTCCTCCTTCCACCAATTGCCTATCtactcctcctgctcctctaaCTTCCTCCCACCAACAAACACCTCCTTTATCGAGTCACCCCACTCCTCCTTCCTCACATCAGAATGCTCTTCCTCCTTCCACCAACTGTCCATCAACCCTTCCTGCTCCTCTCGCCTCCTTGCACCAACAAACACCTCCTTTTTCTAGTCGACACTGtgctcctcctccctcctccttctcccatCAGCAGACTCCGCCTCGTTCTACCAACAGCCCAGCTACTCCTCCCGTTCCTCCAGCCTCCATCCGTCCATCAGATCTCCAGAACTCACCTCCTCTTTCCACTCTGTCTCcctccaccttcctcctccctcctgctcCTGCCTGTCCCTGCAGCCAcaccgctcctcctcctcttcctcaccctTGTTGGAGTGACTCCCCCTCTCCTGCAGTGGCGGACCCTGTGTCCCCCTCCTGGCTCCCTTGTCCCTCCTGCCGCTGCAGTAAAACGGGAGGAGTCGCACCGTCGGACACCTACCGCCTCCTGCTCCACCAGGACCGCCAGCTGCGCCTCCTGCAGGCTCAG atcCAGATGCTGCTGGAGGCTCAGGGGACACTCCAGTCCTCCAGCCAGCAGGTTGGCGCTCAGACGGCCAGTGTCGCCGTGGAAACAG gcGCCAGTTTGTTCTGGGGGAACGAGCTTCACCGGGAGGAACTACGGAGCCCAAACCCGCCGCCTTCGTCTTCCCCGAGCCCCTCGGCTTCGTCACATGACCAGCCTGTGGGCGGGGCTGAGGACTGCAGTGTCAGCGGTCAGGCGGCGCCCGGCCCCTCTCCTGATCCACACAG GTTCAGCGGTCTGCAGAGTCCGGTTCTAGGGGAAAGTGTCAGCATGTTCGGACCTCCAGACGAGCAGCAGAGTTTCTACCAGAACCTCATG ACTCAACTCAACAGTCGTCTCCAGgagtcaaacaggaagcaggatgCTGAGGACGGGTCCAGAAGGAGCAGTACGTCTCCGTCTGTCTCCGACCGCTCCCAGTCCTCCCAGTCGTCCTCCTGCTCCTCGTCcaaaaggaaacagaagaagacgAAGAGTCCTGACGGAGACCCGGTGGTCAGAGCCACGCTgcgacagctgcagcagctcggcGTCTCCGTGGACGAGAAGGACCTGATGGACACCACCCAGGTCCAAGCTGTGGAGAACGCCAG CACGTTGGCGACCATCAACCCGGCGGCGGTTGTTTCCAGACTGACGGTGTCTGAGGGGACGGGCAGCGCTCTGTTCCCCGGAGGCAGCGTGGACCTGAGCCTGGAGGCCAACGCCATCGCTCTGCGTTACCTCAGCGACTCGCAGCTCAGCAGGCTGTCACTGGGAGGCCATGCCCCCCAGAACATCcctgccccctcctcctcctccggagACTCCCTCATGTCGCCTAGCAACATGTCTTTGGCCACCAGGAAGTACATGAGGAGGTACGGACTGATCGAGGAGGACGacggtgaggaggaggagcgggaggaGGTCCTGGAGGCCCGGCGGCCGCTGACCAACGCTCAGAACCTGAAGCTCCTCCCACAGAGTCAGCTGATCCAGGAGCTGCGCCCCAAAATGCAGCTGCTGGCCGGAGACAAGGAAAACCGCTCGAGCAGGAGGCCTCCGGAGGCGTCTGTGGGGAACCTGCTGGACCTGAGGCGCCTGAGGCAGCTCCCCAAACTGTTCTGA
- the stil gene encoding SCL-interrupting locus protein homolog isoform X2 — protein MSCPVNFQALAGGVFQEVFNPGNIRGRNSFTQLSFPESRSALWDSSTAGEKLHLQLCAHRKPRVVLLEKALRLAQRHARRSNKPRLLCFFLGSASVSSDEEGVVVTLDRFDPGRDQAGAAGRDQAGAAGRDQAGTLDRVPSALLPGDVLVPCLFSVQSDPTPDPTVQSEAELHQCFKVLQQFLSDRQTLDLSHLLRIRAHLVVSQAADAAALSLSWSAVCPAIGVDVQPVRAVPVVPTALQRSLTCVGRPPQPAGRQRGFLTMDQTRKLVLLLESDPKAASLPLVGLWLSGVTHVYNPQVWAWCLRFMFSSALQDRVLSESGCFLLVVFGSTHRTPQFFQCRRSGPEQEPGPQLDFQLLSGSQSVTLYQVAPVEGRVLKCELGPEGHDRQAEVFRAAQKSFSRTPPPAARPSVSDQDSGVEDEDFSPRPSPSPHLPAPQARRIQPLVPELSLLIDSSFSSNHSPAQASDPAHRPPPPAAAPPSSASSSAPKPPPHLHSTPNSNLQQPCSCCSSHTFSCTPIFSSPTLLSAPPPSSLQSAPLHPVLPACSHQQTPPLSSRHTPPPPPSFSYQQIAPPSGSRHTPPSTNCLSTPPAPLTSSHQQTPPLSSHPTPPSSHQNALPPSTNCPSTLPAPLASLHQQTPPFSSRHCAPPPSSFSHQQTPPRSTNSPATPPVPPASIRPSDLQNSPPLSTLSPSTFLLPPAPACPCSHTAPPPLPHPCWSDSPSPAVADPVSPSWLPCPSCRCSKTGGVAPSDTYRLLLHQDRQLRLLQAQIQMLLEAQGTLQSSSQQVGAQTASVAVETGASLFWGNELHREELRSPNPPPSSSPSPSASSHDQPVGGAEDCSVSGQAAPGPSPDPHRFSGLQSPVLGESVSMFGPPDEQQSFYQNLMTQLNSRLQESNRKQDAEDGSRRSSTSPSVSDRSQSSQSSSCSSSKRKQKKTKSPDGDPVVRATLRQLQQLGVSVDEKDLMDTTQVQAVENASTLATINPAAVVSRLTVSEGTGSALFPGGSVDLSLEANAIALRYLSDSQLSRLSLGGHAPQNIPAPSSSSGDSLMSPSNMSLATRKYMRRYGLIEEDDGEEEEREEVLEARRPLTNAQNLKLLPQSQLIQELRPKMQLLAGDKENRSSRRPPEASVGNLLDLRRLRQLPKLF, from the exons ATGAGCTGCCCGGTGAACTTTCAGGCCCTGGCCGGAGGGGTCTTCCAGGAGGTTTTTAATCCGGGAAACATCCGAGGAAG AAACTCCTTCACTCAGCTGAGTTTTCCTGAATCCAGATCGGCTCTGTGGGACAGCAGCACTGCGGGAGAGAAGCTCCACCTCCAGCTCTGCGCTCACAG GAAGCCGCGGGTCGTCCTCCTGGAAAAAGCTCTCCGCCTGGCCCAGCGTCACGCCCGCCGCAGCAACAAGCCCCGCCTCCTCTGTTTCTTCCTAGGATCAGCGTCAGTCAGCTCAG ATGAGGAAGGCGTCGTCGTGACCCTGGACCGCTTCGACCCGGGTCGGGATCAGGCCGGGGCCGCGGGTCGGGATCAGGCCGGGGCTGCGGGTCGGGATCAGGCCGGGACCTTGGATCGGGTTCCGTCTGCTCTCCTGCCCGGAGATGTCCTGGTTCCCTGTTTGTTCTCTGTCCAGTCCGACCCGACGCCTGACCCCACCGTCCAGTCGGAGGCGGAGCTTCATCAGTGCTTCaag gtgcTGCAGCAGTTTTTGAGCGACAGACAGACTCTGGATCTGTCTCACCTGCTGAGGATCAGAGCTCACCTGGTCGTCTCGCAGGCCGCCGACGCCGCGGCGCTCAGCCTCAGCTGGTCGGCCGTCTGTCCCGCCATCGGTGTGGACGTCCAGCCGGTCAGAGCCGTCCCCGTCGTCCCCACCGCCTTGCAGAGGAGTCTGACCTGCGTGGGCCGCCCGCCGCAGCCCGCCGGCCGTCAGAGAGG GTTTCTGACCATGGATCAGACCAGGAAACTGGTCCTTCTGTTGGAGTCAGACCCTAAAGCCGCCAGCCTGCCGCTCGTCGGGCT CTGGCTGAGTGGAGTCACACACGTCTACAACCCCCAGGTGTGGGCATGGTGTCTGAGGTTCATGTTTAGCTCCGCCCTCCAGGACAG GGTTCTGTCAGAGAGCGGCTGCTTCCTCCTCGTTGTGTTCGGTTCCACCCACAGAACTCCTCAGTTCTTCCAGTGTCGACGGTCCGGACCAGAACAAGAACCAGGACCACAGCTGGACTTCCAGCTGCTGAGCGGCTCCCAGTCCGTCACACTTTACCAG GTGGCGCCGGTGGAAGGTCGGGTTCTGAAGTGCGAGCTGGGTCCAGAGGGTCACGACAGGCAGGCCGAGGTCTTCAGAGCGGCTCAGAAGTCCTTCAGCAG AACACCTCCGCCCGCCGCTCGTCCCTCCGTCAGCGATCAGGACTCAGGAGTTGAGGATGAGGACTTTTCTCCCCGACCATCTCCGAGTCCCCACCTCCCGGCTCCACAG GCTCGCAGGATTCAGCCGTTGGTTCCTGAACTCTCCCTGCTGATTGACAGCAGCTTCTCCTCCAATCACAGCCCAGCCCAGGCCTCTGACCCCGCCCACaggcctcctcctccagctgctgctccgcCCAGCTCTGCCTCCTCATCAGCCCCCAaacctcctcctcacctccacAGCACCCCCAACTCCAACCTGCAGCAGCcgtgctcctgctgctcctcccaCACCTTCAGCTGCACCCCCATCTTCTCCTCGCCGACGCtcctttctgctcctcctccttccagcCTTCAGtctgctcctcttcatcctgtTCTTCCTGCCTGCTCTCATCAACAAACACCTCCTTTATCCAGCCGtcacactcctcctcctcctccttccttctcctATCAGCAAATTGCACCTCCTTCTGGGTCTCGTCACACTCCTCCTTCCACCAATTGCCTATCtactcctcctgctcctctaaCTTCCTCCCACCAACAAACACCTCCTTTATCGAGTCACCCCACTCCTCCTTCCTCACATCAGAATGCTCTTCCTCCTTCCACCAACTGTCCATCAACCCTTCCTGCTCCTCTCGCCTCCTTGCACCAACAAACACCTCCTTTTTCTAGTCGACACTGtgctcctcctccctcctccttctcccatCAGCAGACTCCGCCTCGTTCTACCAACAGCCCAGCTACTCCTCCCGTTCCTCCAGCCTCCATCCGTCCATCAGATCTCCAGAACTCACCTCCTCTTTCCACTCTGTCTCcctccaccttcctcctccctcctgctcCTGCCTGTCCCTGCAGCCAcaccgctcctcctcctcttcctcaccctTGTTGGAGTGACTCCCCCTCTCCTGCAGTGGCGGACCCTGTGTCCCCCTCCTGGCTCCCTTGTCCCTCCTGCCGCTGCAGTAAAACGGGAGGAGTCGCACCGTCGGACACCTACCGCCTCCTGCTCCACCAGGACCGCCAGCTGCGCCTCCTGCAGGCTCAG atcCAGATGCTGCTGGAGGCTCAGGGGACACTCCAGTCCTCCAGCCAGCAGGTTGGCGCTCAGACGGCCAGTGTCGCCGTGGAAACAG gcGCCAGTTTGTTCTGGGGGAACGAGCTTCACCGGGAGGAACTACGGAGCCCAAACCCGCCGCCTTCGTCTTCCCCGAGCCCCTCGGCTTCGTCACATGACCAGCCTGTGGGCGGGGCTGAGGACTGCAGTGTCAGCGGTCAGGCGGCGCCCGGCCCCTCTCCTGATCCACACAG GTTCAGCGGTCTGCAGAGTCCGGTTCTAGGGGAAAGTGTCAGCATGTTCGGACCTCCAGACGAGCAGCAGAGTTTCTACCAGAACCTCATG ACTCAACTCAACAGTCGTCTCCAGgagtcaaacaggaagcaggatgCTGAGGACGGGTCCAGAAGGAGCAGTACGTCTCCGTCTGTCTCCGACCGCTCCCAGTCCTCCCAGTCGTCCTCCTGCTCCTCGTCcaaaaggaaacagaagaagacgAAGAGTCCTGACGGAGACCCGGTGGTCAGAGCCACGCTgcgacagctgcagcagctcggcGTCTCCGTGGACGAGAAGGACCTGATGGACACCACCCAGGTCCAAGCTGTGGAGAACGCCAG CACGTTGGCGACCATCAACCCGGCGGCGGTTGTTTCCAGACTGACGGTGTCTGAGGGGACGGGCAGCGCTCTGTTCCCCGGAGGCAGCGTGGACCTGAGCCTGGAGGCCAACGCCATCGCTCTGCGTTACCTCAGCGACTCGCAGCTCAGCAGGCTGTCACTGGGAGGCCATGCCCCCCAGAACATCcctgccccctcctcctcctccggagACTCCCTCATGTCGCCTAGCAACATGTCTTTGGCCACCAGGAAGTACATGAGGAGGTACGGACTGATCGAGGAGGACGacggtgaggaggaggagcgggaggaGGTCCTGGAGGCCCGGCGGCCGCTGACCAACGCTCAGAACCTGAAGCTCCTCCCACAGAGTCAGCTGATCCAGGAGCTGCGCCCCAAAATGCAGCTGCTGGCCGGAGACAAGGAAAACCGCTCGAGCAGGAGGCCTCCGGAGGCGTCTGTGGGGAACCTGCTGGACCTGAGGCGCCTGAGGCAGCTCCCCAAACTGTTCTGA
- the serpinc1 gene encoding antithrombin-III translates to MRSADWLLFLAFLPWISSAEMDICSAKPKDLALQPRCIYRKPEPEAPEEPEPELKSEVLPEPMNPRVWELSNANSHFALSLYKQLTRGRTPEQNIFISPISISTAFAMTKLGACNQTLEQIMKVFQFDTISEKTSDQVHFFFAKLNCRLYRKKDQTTELISANRLFGEKSLVFNETYQNISETVYGAKLLPLNFKMNPEEARVTINDWISNRTNNRIRDTLPSGALDSNTVLVLVNTIFFKGQWKNKFPKEYVSPSDFYVSTDRTCQVPMMYQETQFRYKHFPDDKVQLLEMPYTGDDITMVIILPSRGNPLSEVEENLDLKKLNGWLDQMKDTTVSASVPRFRVQDNLSLKEKLQEMGLTDLFNANKASLPGILEDGSDSLFISEAFHKTFLEVNEEGSEAAAVTAVVAVGRSFNLQREVFLANRPFLVLIREATVNTLLFVGRVADPCDQ, encoded by the exons ATGAGGTCTGCTGATTGGTTGCTGTTCCTGGCATTTCTACCTTGGATATCTTCAGCCGAAATGGACATTTGCAGCGCCAAACCCAAAGACCTCGCTCTACAGCCGCGCTGTATCTACCGGAAGCCTGAACCAGAGGCCCCGGAGGAGCCGGAGCCGGAGCTGAAGTCCGAAGTCCTTCCAGAGCCCATGAACCCCAGAGTATGGGAGCTGTCGAACGCCAACAGCCACTTCGCCTTGTCTCTGTACAAACAGCTGACCCGCGGCAGGACGCCtgaacaaaacatcttcatatCCCCCATCAGCATCTCCACTGCGTTCGCCATGACCAAGTTGGGAGCCTGCAACCAGACACTGGAGCAGATCATGAAG gtgtttcagtttgacaCCATCTCGGAGAAGACGTCGGACCAGGTCCACTTCTTCTTCGCCAAACTGAACTGCCGCCTCTACAGGAAGAAGGACCAGACCACGGAGCTGATCTCTGCCAACCGGCTGTTCGGGGAAAAGTCCCTCGTCTTCAACGAGACGTACCAGAACATCAGCGAGACGGTGTACGGAGCAAAATTGCTGCCTCTGAACTTCAAG ATGAATCCAGAGGAGGCTCGAGTCACCATTAACGACTGGATCTCCAACAGGACAAACAACCGAATCCGGGACACGCTGCCTTCAGGGGCGCTGGACTCCAACACCGTCCTGGTTCTTGTCAACACCATTTTCTTCAAG GGTCAGTGGAAGAATAAGTTTCCCAAAGAGTACGTTTCCCCGTCAGACTTCTATGTCAGCACAGATCGCACCTGCCAGGTCCCTATGATGTACCAGGAGACCCAGTTCAGGTACAAACATTTCCCCGACGATAAGGTGCAGCTGCTGGAGATGCCGTACACAGGAGATGACATCACCATGGTGATCATCCTGCCAAGCAGAGGGAACCCGCTAAGTGAG GTGGAGGAAAATCTGGACCTGAAGAAACTGAACGGCTGGTTGGACCAGATGAAAGACACCACTGTCTCCGCCTCCGTCCCTCGCTTCAGGGTGCAGGACAACCTGAGCCTGAaggagaagctgcaggagaTGGGGCTGACAGACCTGTTCAACGCTAACAAGGCCAGCCTACCGG ggatCCTGGAGGACGGCAGCGACAGTCTCTTCATCTCTGAAGCTTTCCACAAAACCTTCCTGGAG gtcaACGAGGAGGGAAGTGAAGCGGCGGCGGTCACGGCCGTGGTGGCCGTCGGACGCTCTTTCAACCTTCAACGTGAGGTTTTCCTGGCCAACCGCCCGTTCCTGGTGCTCATCAGGGAGGCGACGGTCAACACGCTGCTGTTCGTGGGCCGCGTGGCCGACCCCTGCGACCAGTAA